In Macrobrachium nipponense isolate FS-2020 chromosome 25, ASM1510439v2, whole genome shotgun sequence, one genomic interval encodes:
- the LOC135199342 gene encoding selenoprotein F-like produces MVVDPGAAAVLVVACVIAIVEATQSLSAEECFAVGLNRATLMCSSCDTLKEFNLEALEANCRQCCNVDDVNATPTKYPRAQLEVCG; encoded by the exons ATGGTGGTCGACCCGGGGGCCGCGGCTgtcctggtggtggcctgtgtg ATAGCCATAGTAGAAGCAACTCAAAGTTTATCAGCAGAGGAATGTTTTGCTGTGGGGTTGAACAGAGCAACTCTCATGTGCTCATCATGTGATACTTTAAAGGAATTTAATCTTGAAGCACTGGA GGCCAACTGTAGGCAGTGCTGCAATGTTGATGATGTTAATGCCACCCCAACAAAGTACCCACGGGCTCAGTTAGAAGTGTGTGGGTGA